The Setaria viridis chromosome 6, Setaria_viridis_v4.0, whole genome shotgun sequence genome contains a region encoding:
- the LOC117861281 gene encoding uncharacterized protein, whose protein sequence is MAASAVVLEGEEDPVVVRAVQILVSLRSRKLRERPAWLPVPPGEASSSSPGTAAPEEETERWARRRPRSGGRRGSSIPWRKALRLLDLAAAAPAGSGGDERDVGSARRPVGAALHYSAPVGSGSASTSSADSAARAQTRPRHADEKAAARAHAAAPAKEPMNAPSPDTPLDYGAGGSGASSSADDAARPQAKRKGPGARGYGSSRDDEDEGCSSPAKRARVAAGEEKPIPAEPIMQSETLASSGKVFAIDLNLPPPSDDDDSFPDAY, encoded by the exons atggcggcgtcggcggtggtgttggaaggggaggaggatccGGTGGTGGTCCGCGCCGTGCAGATTCTCGTCAGCCTCCGGTCTAGGAAGCTGCGGGAGCGGCCGGCGTGGCTCCCGGTGCCACCGGGTgaggcctcctcctcctcgcccgggacggcggcgccggaggaggagacggagaGGTGGGCCAgacggcggccgcggagcggcgggaggcgaggctcgtcGATTCCCTGGAGGAAGGCGCTTCGGTTGCTggaccttgccgccgccgcccccgcgggATCCGGCGGGGACGAAAGGGACGTGGggtcggcgcggcggccggtgggggcGGCGCTCCACTACAGCGCCCCGGTCGGATCCGGCTCGGCGTCGACGAGCTCCGCCGacagcgcggcgcgggcgcagaCGCGGCCGCGCCACGCGgacgagaaggcggcggcgcgggcgcacgCAGCCGCGCCGGCCAAGGAGCCCATGAATGCGCCGAGCCCCGACACCCCACTGGACTacggcgccggcggatccggcgCGTCGTCGAGCGCGGACGACGCGGCGCGGCCGCAAGCGAAGCGGAAGGGCCCCGGCGCCCGCGGATATGGCAGCAGccgcgacgacgaggacgaggggtgcagctcgccggcgaagcgggcgcgggtggcggccggcgaggagaAGCCAATTCCGGCG GAACCCATCATGCAGAGCGAAACACTTGCATCCAGCGGCAAGGTCTTTGCCATCGACCTCAACCTTCCGCCGccgtcggacgacgacgacagctTTCCGGACGCCTACTGA